One window from the genome of Paenibacillus azoreducens encodes:
- a CDS encoding MFS transporter: MEKIRKKIKSFVKPMSAGWKGASIGLAAVTVCLCIVQAYYMLGSHGAVDMMVGAVLYIAAGVLICGIVALAAHFLKKVPSRYMGLCAGSALCLLFCFIVPPQVAGMVIGVIILLFSILGCLIYKWAKGGYKDVSKAKKVTAMVTAAATVTGLSAGGFWLASDSGFNASAVNLQELAPAEKFRAGLQDPAAEGKFKVKTLVYGSPGNYRSSFNQSGSLVTKTVDGSAFVENWSATRTSTLGFGPDAMPLNGLVWYPDGEGPFPLVIAVHGNHLMTEYSDPGYEYLGRLLASRGYIFVSIDENFLNTSPFDDLLILNVLKNENPARGLLMLEHLKTWEAWSKQAGGPFRGKVDMNNIALIGHSRGAEAIAIAAAYNRLNAYPEDGNIKFDYHFNIGSLIAIGGTDQQYKPAGQPIELRDMNYLAVHGAHDMDVDSFAASNQYQRIDFTQGDDRFKAAVYIYGANHGQFNSVWGRKDTVGPGNKVYNTKQLMSEAEQQQAAKVLISSFLDATLKKKNEYQRIFQDIGYARKWLPETIYVTNYLDSQTTLISSFDDDTDPESTTIPGGKLKGQRLLEWKEEKIKQKHALADISAVRLGWDRTKKQGSPSYTVTLPPQGIKAEANSSIVFSLADAEDSRKEQELAARIDLTVKVADKKGNEASLPLSSVAPLLPMIEGKILKAPFSSAMPTKEPAFQSYGFRLGEFQRVNPKFEPEQLAAIVFEFNLTEKGTVLLNDIGIRN; encoded by the coding sequence ATGGAGAAGATACGGAAAAAAATCAAAAGTTTCGTTAAGCCGATGTCTGCCGGATGGAAAGGGGCTTCGATCGGGTTGGCTGCGGTTACGGTATGCTTATGCATCGTGCAAGCCTACTACATGCTCGGCTCCCATGGCGCAGTGGATATGATGGTAGGAGCCGTGCTGTATATCGCGGCAGGAGTGTTGATATGCGGTATCGTGGCGTTGGCGGCCCATTTTCTGAAAAAGGTCCCCAGCCGCTATATGGGGTTGTGTGCAGGTTCTGCGCTTTGTTTGTTATTCTGTTTTATCGTACCGCCTCAGGTTGCAGGAATGGTGATTGGAGTCATCATCCTTTTATTTTCTATTCTTGGTTGCCTTATCTACAAATGGGCGAAAGGGGGATACAAAGATGTATCGAAAGCGAAAAAGGTTACGGCGATGGTCACAGCGGCAGCTACCGTCACAGGCTTGAGCGCAGGCGGTTTCTGGCTGGCAAGCGATAGTGGGTTTAACGCGTCCGCAGTCAATTTACAAGAGCTTGCTCCTGCGGAAAAGTTTCGGGCCGGACTTCAGGATCCTGCTGCAGAGGGAAAATTCAAGGTGAAGACGTTAGTGTACGGCAGTCCCGGCAACTACCGATCCTCCTTTAATCAAAGCGGATCATTGGTCACGAAAACGGTTGACGGCTCGGCTTTTGTGGAAAATTGGTCGGCGACAAGAACATCAACATTGGGTTTTGGGCCGGATGCAATGCCATTAAACGGGCTGGTCTGGTATCCCGATGGCGAGGGGCCTTTTCCGCTTGTGATTGCCGTTCACGGGAATCATCTGATGACTGAATATTCCGATCCGGGATATGAATATCTTGGCAGATTGCTCGCAAGCCGCGGATATATTTTTGTATCCATCGATGAAAACTTTCTGAACACGTCCCCGTTCGATGATTTGCTCATATTAAATGTGCTGAAGAACGAGAATCCCGCCAGAGGATTGCTGATGCTGGAGCATTTGAAAACATGGGAGGCATGGAGCAAGCAGGCGGGGGGACCGTTCAGAGGCAAAGTCGATATGAACAATATCGCATTAATCGGCCATTCCCGGGGAGCGGAGGCGATAGCCATCGCCGCGGCGTATAATCGCCTGAATGCTTATCCAGAGGACGGCAATATCAAGTTCGACTATCATTTCAATATTGGTTCCCTGATTGCGATCGGAGGGACGGACCAGCAATACAAACCTGCCGGACAGCCGATCGAGCTTCGGGACATGAATTATTTGGCTGTACACGGTGCGCATGATATGGACGTCGATTCCTTTGCGGCTTCCAACCAGTATCAGCGGATCGATTTTACTCAGGGGGATGACCGATTTAAAGCAGCGGTCTATATTTACGGGGCCAATCACGGCCAGTTTAACAGCGTATGGGGGCGAAAAGATACGGTTGGACCTGGAAATAAAGTGTACAACACAAAACAGCTGATGTCCGAAGCTGAGCAGCAGCAGGCGGCCAAAGTCCTGATCTCTTCATTCCTTGATGCGACGTTAAAAAAGAAAAACGAATACCAGCGGATATTTCAGGATATCGGCTATGCCCGGAAATGGCTTCCGGAAACGATATACGTGACGAATTACCTCGATTCGCAAACGACTTTGATCAGTTCCTTTGACGATGATACTGATCCGGAGAGCACAACGATTCCGGGCGGGAAGCTGAAGGGTCAGCGTCTTCTGGAATGGAAAGAGGAGAAAATCAAGCAAAAGCATGCTTTAGCTGATATCAGCGCGGTTCGTCTTGGCTGGGACCGGACGAAGAAACAGGGAAGCCCTTCATATACTGTTACCCTCCCGCCACAAGGAATCAAAGCGGAAGCAAACAGCTCCATCGTATTTTCATTGGCTGACGCGGAGGATTCACGGAAAGAACAGGAGCTGGCTGCCCGGATTGATCTGACGGTCAAGGTTGCAGACAAGAAAGGCAACGAAGCTAGTCTTCCGCTGAGCAGCGTCGCACCGCTTTTGCCGATGATCGAGGGGAAAATATTAAAAGCCCCGTTCTCGTCCGCCATGCCGACAAAGGAACCCGCGTTCCAGAGCTACGGATTCCGCCTGGGCGAATTTCAGCGGGTTAATCCCAAATTCGAACCGGAGCAATTGGCGGCAATCGTTTTTGAATTTAACCTGACGGAAAAAGGCACTGTATTGCTTAACGATATAGGCATCCGGAATTAG
- a CDS encoding response regulator transcription factor, producing MHKTVLIADDEPDIVNLLKLYLETEGLSVREAWDGKAAMEILRSEHIDLAIVDIMMPELNGYQLIKIVRKELKLPIIIISAKNQDADKIVGLGLGADDFITKPFSPLEVVARVQAQLRRTYEFNDHPAAEETPFTRVGAFELDHHSCVLYKRGEQVALSANEYKLLRLLMDSPGRIFTKKQIFEHVWSEPYIADDNTVMVQISRLREKIEDQPRNPVYLKTIRGLGYRFAKEEECRDSSQ from the coding sequence GTGCATAAAACTGTTTTGATCGCCGATGACGAGCCGGATATAGTCAATCTGCTCAAACTCTATTTGGAAACGGAAGGTTTATCCGTCCGGGAAGCGTGGGATGGCAAGGCGGCGATGGAGATTTTGCGGAGCGAACATATCGATCTGGCTATCGTGGACATTATGATGCCGGAACTGAATGGATACCAATTAATCAAGATAGTCCGGAAAGAGTTAAAACTGCCGATCATCATTATTTCCGCCAAAAATCAGGATGCGGATAAAATTGTCGGACTCGGGCTAGGGGCCGATGATTTTATTACAAAACCGTTCAGTCCGCTGGAGGTCGTAGCACGCGTGCAAGCCCAACTGCGGCGAACATATGAATTCAATGATCATCCGGCTGCCGAAGAAACCCCGTTTACGCGCGTCGGCGCTTTTGAGCTTGATCATCATTCCTGCGTTCTCTACAAGCGAGGCGAACAAGTCGCGCTGAGCGCAAATGAATACAAACTGTTAAGGCTGCTGATGGATTCACCGGGCCGCATTTTTACGAAAAAGCAAATTTTCGAGCATGTATGGTCCGAGCCGTATATCGCCGACGACAACACCGTTATGGTGCAAATCAGCAGACTGCGGGAAAAAATCGAGGACCAGCCGAGAAATCCGGTTTATCTCAAAACGATCCGGGGACTCGGTTACCGGTTTGCAAAAGAGGAAGAATGCCGTGACTCATCGCAATAA
- a CDS encoding sensor histidine kinase — MTHRNKLFNLLIKNYVFFSFTLGLIMFGLLGWLAYQLDRDINSPRLENLTASEIVRADFQEISSEAIQALGGWVEILNEELKVVYVQGKKLDRMTAYTEKDLNALLSDLKDKPYMASFAPFTTDDGRTFHALVKIPAQYIGAKYELKDLNNGQNEMFIKIMLQTLVIFIILFTLNVYLYSRWTAAKITNPLGAVAEAIKNVANGRYHKRLNIKANHEIAQIQDHFNVMADRLQKTEQEKKRLEANKQRMLVDISHDLKTPITTIHGYVEALQLGLIHDEEKRQKTLDLIQDKTKLVTSLIEDVFELSKLELADYPMVTEVSDIAESLREIAAEWYGPFEDKEIIFEYSIPEHVINMPFNMKLIYRAISNLLSNALKYNPAGTRVSLELLETSDEIEIIVADNGIGIAEDLQDKIFDAFVRGDQSRRSDGGSGLGLTIAKHIIEKHRGRICLDAGQDSTPSRSGTMFRITLPKK; from the coding sequence GTGACTCATCGCAATAAGCTGTTTAATCTGCTGATCAAAAATTATGTTTTTTTCTCATTTACGTTGGGATTGATCATGTTCGGACTGCTTGGCTGGCTCGCTTACCAGCTGGACCGGGACATCAACAGCCCAAGGCTGGAAAATCTGACCGCAAGCGAGATTGTCCGGGCGGACTTTCAAGAGATTTCCTCAGAGGCTATTCAGGCGTTGGGCGGTTGGGTGGAAATCCTGAATGAAGAGTTGAAGGTCGTGTATGTCCAAGGCAAAAAACTTGACCGGATGACAGCCTATACGGAGAAGGATCTAAACGCCCTCTTATCCGACCTAAAGGATAAACCGTATATGGCCTCATTCGCTCCTTTTACGACGGATGACGGAAGAACGTTCCATGCCCTTGTCAAAATTCCCGCTCAATATATCGGGGCCAAATATGAACTTAAGGATTTGAATAATGGACAAAATGAGATGTTTATCAAAATCATGCTGCAAACGCTGGTTATATTCATCATTCTGTTCACCCTCAACGTTTATTTGTACAGCCGTTGGACAGCCGCCAAAATCACCAACCCGCTCGGCGCCGTGGCGGAAGCCATCAAAAACGTGGCAAACGGCCGCTACCATAAAAGGCTAAACATTAAAGCAAACCATGAAATCGCGCAAATTCAGGATCATTTTAATGTGATGGCAGACAGGCTGCAGAAGACGGAACAGGAGAAAAAAAGACTCGAGGCCAATAAACAGCGCATGCTGGTCGATATTTCGCATGATCTGAAAACGCCGATCACCACGATTCACGGTTATGTGGAGGCTTTGCAGCTGGGGCTGATTCATGACGAGGAAAAGAGACAGAAAACGCTGGACCTGATTCAGGATAAAACCAAGCTGGTAACGTCATTGATCGAAGATGTATTCGAGCTCTCCAAGCTGGAGCTTGCGGATTATCCAATGGTCACCGAAGTGTCGGACATTGCGGAATCTTTGCGCGAAATCGCCGCCGAATGGTACGGCCCCTTTGAGGATAAGGAGATTATTTTCGAATATTCCATTCCCGAGCATGTAATAAACATGCCTTTCAACATGAAATTGATATACCGGGCGATATCCAATCTGCTGTCCAATGCATTGAAATACAATCCGGCAGGTACCCGCGTATCCCTTGAATTGCTGGAGACAAGCGATGAGATCGAAATCATCGTCGCCGATAACGGCATCGGCATCGCGGAAGATTTGCAGGATAAAATTTTCGATGCCTTCGTCCGCGGAGACCAATCCAGAAGAAGCGATGGAGGAAGCGGGCTTGGCCTGACGATTGCCAAACATATTATTGAGAAGCACCGGGGACGGATCTGCCTGGACGCCGGACAAGACAGTACCCCCAGCCGCAGCGGCACGATGTTCCGAATCACGCTTCCCAAAAAATGA
- a CDS encoding flavocytochrome c, giving the protein MKRKAAAMLILVLSVMLVIAGCGSGNQKQDQSQDNTKKEEAKTEAVSGASQTSYTPLDQLKDKYDIVIVGAGGAGMSAALEAKEKGMNPVIFEKMPVAGGNTTKASSGMNASQTKFQKEQGIQDSNDLFYEETLKGGHGTNDKDMLRFFVDNSASAIDWLDSIGIRLNNITITGGMNEKRTHRPEDGSAIGQYLVNGLLKNLQEKEIPLFVNADVTEITEQDGKANGVKVTFNENEEKNIAADAVVVTTGGFGSNMDMISEVRPDLKGYVTTNQAGSTGDGIKMIEKLGGVMVDMDQIQVHPTVQQEKSYLIGEAVRGEGAILVSNDGKRFTNELDTRDHVTAAINKLSAKSAFLVFDSGVKSRVKAIQQYEKMGFVIQGDSIEALAKEMNVPADQLKTTLDAWNNAVKNKKDAEFGRTTGMDNDLSSGPFYAIKIAPGIHYTMGGVKINTNTEVLNKDGKPIPGLFAAGEVVGGLHGQNRIGGNSVAEIIIFGRQAGIKSAEFVKAQQ; this is encoded by the coding sequence GTGAAAAGGAAAGCAGCAGCAATGCTCATTCTCGTACTCTCCGTCATGCTCGTGATTGCGGGATGCGGCAGCGGGAACCAAAAGCAAGATCAAAGTCAGGACAATACGAAAAAAGAAGAGGCCAAAACCGAAGCCGTTTCGGGAGCGTCTCAAACCAGCTATACTCCGCTTGATCAATTGAAAGATAAATATGATATCGTCATTGTCGGCGCAGGCGGTGCCGGCATGTCTGCCGCGCTTGAAGCCAAGGAAAAAGGCATGAACCCGGTTATTTTTGAAAAAATGCCGGTTGCCGGCGGAAATACAACCAAGGCATCCTCGGGGATGAATGCTTCGCAAACCAAATTCCAAAAGGAACAGGGCATTCAAGACAGCAATGATTTATTTTATGAAGAGACCTTAAAAGGCGGTCATGGCACAAACGACAAAGATATGCTTCGTTTCTTCGTTGACAATTCGGCCAGTGCGATCGATTGGCTCGATTCCATCGGAATCCGTTTGAACAATATCACCATTACGGGCGGCATGAACGAAAAACGCACACATCGTCCTGAAGACGGCTCCGCCATAGGGCAATATCTTGTCAACGGATTGCTGAAAAATCTACAAGAAAAAGAAATCCCGCTGTTCGTCAATGCCGATGTGACGGAGATTACGGAGCAAGACGGCAAAGCAAACGGCGTCAAAGTTACGTTCAACGAAAACGAAGAGAAAAACATTGCGGCGGATGCCGTCGTTGTGACAACCGGCGGTTTCGGCTCCAATATGGACATGATTTCTGAAGTTAGACCTGATTTGAAAGGTTACGTCACTACCAACCAAGCAGGCAGCACCGGCGATGGCATCAAGATGATTGAAAAGCTCGGCGGCGTAATGGTGGATATGGATCAAATCCAAGTTCACCCAACGGTACAGCAAGAGAAATCCTATCTCATTGGCGAAGCTGTCCGCGGAGAAGGAGCGATCCTCGTTTCCAATGACGGCAAACGTTTCACAAACGAACTGGATACTCGCGACCATGTCACTGCGGCAATCAATAAACTCTCTGCAAAATCGGCTTTCCTCGTCTTTGATTCCGGCGTAAAATCCCGCGTCAAGGCGATCCAGCAGTATGAAAAAATGGGTTTTGTCATTCAAGGAGATTCAATCGAAGCTTTGGCCAAAGAAATGAACGTTCCGGCAGATCAGCTCAAAACCACGCTCGATGCATGGAACAATGCGGTGAAAAATAAAAAGGATGCCGAATTCGGCAGAACGACCGGGATGGACAACGACTTGTCCAGCGGACCGTTTTATGCAATCAAAATCGCTCCGGGGATCCACTACACCATGGGTGGCGTAAAAATCAACACGAACACGGAAGTTTTGAATAAAGACGGCAAACCGATTCCGGGCTTGTTTGCGGCAGGCGAAGTTGTAGGCGGCTTGCATGGCCAAAACCGGATCGGCGGCAACTCCGTTGCGGAGATCATTATTTTCGGCCGTCAGGCCGGCATCAAATCGGCTGAATTTGTTAAAGCGCAGCAGTAA
- a CDS encoding acyl carrier protein: MIERRDRRELEYKVVQIVQALLGTKEVSMETCLLGQHGILDSVTAVALVVQLEQAFEISFGDEDLTLDNLSSAGTIVAFLEKRMDDKDH, translated from the coding sequence ATGATTGAAAGAAGGGATCGCCGGGAATTGGAGTACAAGGTTGTCCAAATCGTGCAAGCTTTATTGGGAACCAAAGAGGTGTCAATGGAAACATGTCTGCTCGGGCAGCACGGCATACTTGATTCCGTCACTGCTGTAGCGCTGGTCGTTCAGTTGGAGCAGGCGTTTGAAATCAGCTTTGGCGATGAGGATTTAACACTGGATAACCTATCGAGCGCCGGGACTATCGTTGCTTTTTTGGAGAAGAGAATGGATGATAAGGATCATTAA
- a CDS encoding HAD-IIIC family phosphatase has translation MIKCLVWDLDDTLWQGTLSEDGHVVLRPGVQDVLHTLDQRGVLQSIASRNDPDRAFQKLVELGIDHFFLYPQFGWGSKATSIRKIAQEMNIGIDSLAFIDDNPYERYEVGTYLPDIYIYEANAAAGLPELPEFQTTLSEETSRRRQQMMLRQARNTAEQRFSGTREEFLHSCKMRLSVRGARDGDLPRMAELASRTTQFNNLVQAPTPAVIQSYLGSERRCIYIGQMKDRFGDHGTVAMAMIHVHDSAAEIELFCISCRMEGRGMGTAFLGAVLSRIQQEWPLLTEAVCRYRSQKRNRPALLLLQLLGFRCRLQGQEESIYALPFPYSYTGPEWIGLDMEKELSLND, from the coding sequence ATGATTAAATGCTTGGTATGGGATCTTGACGATACGTTATGGCAGGGAACATTGTCTGAGGATGGGCATGTTGTGCTGCGTCCGGGCGTCCAGGATGTATTGCACACACTTGATCAGCGGGGGGTTTTGCAGAGTATTGCCAGTCGCAACGACCCTGATCGGGCATTTCAAAAACTGGTTGAGCTTGGGATTGATCACTTTTTCCTATATCCGCAATTCGGATGGGGGTCAAAAGCAACCAGCATTCGTAAAATCGCTCAAGAAATGAACATCGGCATCGATTCACTCGCATTTATCGATGACAATCCGTATGAACGGTACGAAGTCGGCACGTACCTGCCGGACATTTATATATACGAAGCCAATGCCGCGGCGGGACTTCCCGAGCTCCCCGAATTTCAGACTACTCTCTCGGAGGAAACATCCAGGCGCCGCCAACAAATGATGTTGCGACAGGCGCGGAACACTGCCGAGCAGCGGTTTAGCGGTACGAGAGAGGAGTTTCTGCATTCATGCAAGATGAGATTATCCGTACGAGGCGCGAGGGATGGGGATTTACCGCGCATGGCCGAGTTGGCATCCCGTACGACTCAATTCAATAATCTCGTTCAGGCTCCCACGCCTGCTGTCATCCAATCCTATTTGGGTTCGGAACGGAGATGCATTTATATCGGACAAATGAAGGACCGCTTTGGCGATCATGGAACTGTAGCGATGGCGATGATACATGTTCATGATTCCGCTGCGGAAATCGAGCTTTTTTGTATTTCCTGCCGTATGGAGGGGCGGGGGATGGGTACTGCTTTTTTGGGAGCGGTTCTATCCCGGATACAGCAAGAGTGGCCGCTGCTGACCGAAGCAGTGTGCCGCTATCGATCACAAAAACGGAATCGCCCTGCTTTATTGCTGCTGCAGCTGTTAGGTTTTAGGTGCCGCTTACAGGGGCAGGAGGAATCGATCTATGCGCTGCCGTTCCCCTATAGTTATACAGGGCCTGAATGGATTGGGTTGGACATGGAAAAGGAGTTGTCTTTAAATGATTGA
- a CDS encoding GNAT family N-acetyltransferase has product MIIRQIEKRDLAEVAKWEREISEISFGEEAITDLAFHLRKLEKAMIRERSGMLVLDIDGCAAGWMWMSLRVNSVTHEAYMQFRSFYVSEPYRGTAGVDELFEAGISFAKQTGAQRIVGHVHIHNLPMRTLYKKYGFMPTHLTMEYSGCGIAGGEEP; this is encoded by the coding sequence GTGATCATACGGCAGATTGAAAAACGTGATTTGGCCGAGGTAGCGAAATGGGAACGGGAGATTTCTGAGATCTCTTTTGGCGAAGAAGCCATTACGGACTTGGCTTTTCACTTGCGCAAGCTGGAGAAGGCTATGATTCGCGAACGGTCCGGAATGCTGGTATTGGACATAGACGGCTGCGCCGCGGGATGGATGTGGATGAGTCTCAGGGTGAATTCGGTTACACATGAGGCTTATATGCAGTTCAGGAGTTTTTACGTTAGCGAGCCTTATCGCGGTACTGCAGGCGTTGACGAGCTGTTTGAAGCTGGAATTTCATTCGCAAAGCAAACAGGTGCCCAAAGAATCGTAGGACATGTCCATATTCATAATCTGCCGATGCGAACCCTGTATAAAAAATATGGCTTTATGCCAACTCATCTGACGATGGAATATAGCGGATGCGGCATCGCAGGCGGGGAGGAACCATGA
- a CDS encoding bis-aminopropyl spermidine synthase family protein, which translates to MKTYIEQASQHTKLQEGTQVIEQVLLECYLKPGISTKELARKTLLPTPVAAAIKRELIKSGALVQDRGVRCTADGLAWIEREWGYHGLDHSLYHDLLDETKWIESLKDVLAILEELFSLRPSVDVQIDQSKCTPETSLRRAILCLKQHALIGKKILCVGDDDLVSVSIGLLLQRLFPDCGHTVTHVDVVDIDERFLSCIETIAKEHGMPIGCRRLDLREPLPDNLHGQYDCFFTDPPYTLQGMSLFVSRGIQALKREKGVPIFLSFAHKSPAFMLAMQREFVRMGLTVSANFPQFNAYDGAEMIANRSQMFILRTTDQTKPEYSEKFTDALYTGEVKQTLRTYRCKQCSKDVYVGINGEFATIEQLKNEGCTGCGHDTFEMVAKKRVSQERNDKGDHTAD; encoded by the coding sequence GTGAAAACGTACATTGAACAAGCAAGTCAGCATACCAAGCTGCAAGAAGGAACACAGGTCATAGAGCAGGTGCTCCTTGAATGCTACCTGAAACCGGGTATTTCCACGAAAGAGCTGGCACGTAAAACGCTGCTGCCGACGCCTGTGGCTGCGGCAATCAAACGGGAATTAATTAAATCGGGGGCGCTTGTGCAGGATCGCGGCGTGCGCTGCACGGCTGACGGACTCGCGTGGATCGAGCGGGAATGGGGGTACCATGGACTGGATCATTCCCTTTATCACGATTTGCTTGATGAGACGAAATGGATCGAGAGCCTCAAAGATGTGCTGGCAATCTTGGAGGAACTTTTTTCGTTGCGGCCGTCCGTGGATGTTCAGATCGACCAGTCCAAATGTACGCCGGAAACAAGCCTGCGCCGGGCTATCCTTTGTTTGAAGCAGCATGCGTTGATTGGAAAGAAGATTTTATGTGTTGGCGATGATGATCTCGTGAGTGTCTCTATTGGTCTGCTGTTGCAGCGGTTGTTCCCGGATTGCGGGCATACCGTTACGCATGTGGATGTTGTGGATATTGACGAACGGTTTTTGAGCTGTATTGAAACGATTGCGAAGGAGCATGGAATGCCGATTGGGTGCCGTCGGTTGGACTTAAGGGAGCCGCTGCCCGATAATCTGCACGGGCAATATGATTGTTTCTTTACGGATCCTCCCTATACGCTTCAGGGGATGAGTCTGTTCGTATCGCGCGGCATACAGGCATTGAAGAGGGAGAAGGGAGTGCCGATTTTTCTGTCTTTTGCCCATAAATCGCCGGCGTTCATGCTTGCCATGCAGCGGGAGTTTGTCCGCATGGGGCTGACGGTCAGCGCTAATTTCCCGCAATTCAACGCCTACGATGGCGCGGAAATGATCGCCAACCGGAGCCAGATGTTCATTCTGCGGACAACGGATCAGACGAAACCGGAATATTCAGAGAAATTCACGGACGCCTTGTACACAGGCGAAGTGAAACAAACACTGCGCACCTACCGCTGTAAGCAGTGCTCAAAAGATGTGTATGTCGGCATCAATGGAGAGTTTGCGACCATCGAGCAGCTTAAGAATGAAGGATGCACGGGCTGCGGCCATGATACGTTTGAGATGGTAGCCAAAAAACGGGTATCACAAGAAAGGAATGACAAGGGTGATCATACGGCAGATTGA
- a CDS encoding TetR/AcrR family transcriptional regulator, with protein sequence MEKKETAKERILRTASDLFYREGVRAVGIDRIIEESGVAKASFYRNFETKDDLVVAYLEQYYHVLMKPFDDAGKRHPENPVEQLYDLIESLGARVEMPGHRGCPFLNAAVEFPDSDHPSHEMVIKYHRETQRNISQIAERAGIRDPETLASQLVMLFNGALMSAYLDRATYNFADFQSAARLLVNQRL encoded by the coding sequence ATGGAGAAAAAAGAAACGGCAAAAGAACGAATATTGCGAACGGCATCCGATTTATTTTACCGGGAGGGGGTGCGGGCTGTCGGGATCGATCGGATCATTGAAGAATCCGGCGTGGCGAAAGCAAGTTTCTATCGAAATTTCGAGACAAAAGACGATCTCGTCGTAGCTTATTTGGAACAATACTACCATGTTCTGATGAAACCATTCGATGACGCGGGTAAAAGACATCCCGAAAACCCGGTCGAACAACTATATGATCTAATCGAAAGCCTTGGCGCCCGAGTGGAAATGCCCGGTCATCGCGGATGCCCCTTTTTGAATGCGGCAGTAGAGTTTCCTGATTCTGACCACCCTAGCCATGAGATGGTGATTAAATACCATAGGGAAACCCAACGCAACATATCGCAAATCGCCGAGCGGGCCGGGATTCGCGATCCTGAAACGCTTGCCTCCCAATTGGTTATGCTGTTCAATGGAGCGCTTATGTCCGCATATTTGGATCGGGCTACTTATAACTTCGCCGATTTTCAGAGCGCTGCAAGACTTCTGGTCAATCAACGTCTGTGA